From Polypterus senegalus isolate Bchr_013 chromosome 15, ASM1683550v1, whole genome shotgun sequence, the proteins below share one genomic window:
- the gstr gene encoding glutathione S-transferase rho has translation MSAASNMFLYWGSGSPPCWRIMIALEEKNLQGYQNKMLSFEKKEHKSDEVLAINPRGQLPSFKHGNIILNESYGVCMYLESQFKSQGSQLIPDCREEQALVYQRMFECLTLQQKLGEVVYYTWLVPENERHDSAVKRNLEALCTELKLWEGYLKKLESGSFITGKNFTMADVMFFPQVAYAFRYGLSQEKFPRLTDYYSHVKERPSIQATWPPHWKESPQAMDLLKDL, from the exons ATGTCTGCTGCTAGCAACATGTTTCTGTATTGGGGCTCCGGTTCTCCCCCTTGCTGGAGAATCATGATTGCCCTCGAAGAGAAGAATCTGCAGGGTTATCAGAACAAGATGCTGTCCTTCGAAAAGAAAGAGCACAAGTCCGATGAGGTGCTCGCCATCAATCCGAGGGGCCAG CTCCCATCATTCAAGCACGGAAATATTATCCTAAACGAATCTTATGGAGTGTGTATGTACTTGGag AGCCAGTTCAAGTCCCAAGGCTCCCAGCTGATCCCAGACTGCCGTGAAGAACAAGCTCTTGTTTATCAGAGGATGTTTGAATGCCTGACCTTACAACAGAAATTGG GTGAAGTGGTTTACTATACCTGGCTTGTTCCTGAAAATGAGCGCCATGACTCTGCTGTGAAGAGGAACTTGGAAGCTCTGTGCACAGAGCTGAAACTCTGGGAAGGATACCTTAAGAAG TTGGAGTCTGGGTCCTTTATAACTGGAAAGAATTTCACAATGGCAGATGTTATGTTCTTTCCGCAGGTTGCTTACGCATTCCGCTATGG ACTATCGCAGGAGAAGTTCCCCAGGCTTACAGATTACTACAGTCATGTGAAGGAACGTCCCAGCATCCAGGCCACCTGGCCGCCACACTGGAAGGAGAGCCCCCAAGCAATGGATCTGCTGAAAGACCTTTAA